A single region of the Psychrobacter alimentarius genome encodes:
- a CDS encoding amino acid ABC transporter ATP-binding protein: protein MIKVTNIHKAFGSNQVLKGIDLTINKGKVVVILGPSGSGKTTFLRCLNALEIPDKGVIAFDDGSLTVDFATKPKKNTLLALQRKSGMVFQSYNLFPHKTALENLMLGPTVVQGQSKAQAREQALVLLDKVGLSDKADLYPFQLSGGQQQRVGIARALAIEPSLLLFDEPTSALDPELVQDVLESMKQLASEGWTMVVVTHEINFARDVADHVVLIEDGVVVEEGSAKQLFEDSRHPRTQAFLQRIEQ, encoded by the coding sequence ATGATCAAAGTCACTAATATTCATAAAGCCTTTGGTAGCAATCAGGTGCTAAAAGGCATCGATTTGACCATTAATAAGGGCAAGGTGGTCGTCATATTAGGGCCTTCAGGATCAGGGAAGACCACTTTTTTACGCTGTCTTAATGCGCTTGAGATCCCTGATAAAGGAGTCATTGCGTTTGACGATGGTAGTCTGACCGTTGACTTTGCTACCAAGCCTAAGAAAAACACTTTGCTGGCGTTACAACGTAAGTCAGGTATGGTGTTTCAGTCTTATAACTTGTTTCCCCATAAGACGGCGCTTGAGAATCTAATGCTTGGGCCGACAGTGGTACAAGGACAAAGTAAAGCGCAAGCACGTGAACAGGCGCTGGTATTGCTCGATAAAGTCGGTCTGTCAGATAAAGCTGATCTTTATCCATTTCAGTTGTCTGGTGGTCAGCAGCAGCGTGTTGGTATTGCACGCGCACTGGCGATTGAACCTTCATTATTATTGTTTGATGAGCCAACCTCTGCGCTTGATCCAGAGCTGGTGCAGGATGTGCTTGAGAGTATGAAGCAGCTGGCCTCTGAAGGCTGGACGATGGTTGTGGTGACACACGAGATAAACTTTGCTCGTGATGTGGCGGATCATGTGGTCTTGATTGAAGATGGGGTGGTTGTCGAAGAGGGCAGTGCCAAGCAGCTATTCGAAGACTCGCGCCACCCACGTACGCAAGCATTCTTACAGCGTATTGAGCAGTAA
- a CDS encoding amino acid ABC transporter substrate-binding protein, giving the protein MKRRTLLALAASTVLLAACGQSTTTETDTKATDSTATGGSDLLQRINNGGTINVGTEGTYPPFTYHDESGKLTGYDVEVTRAVAEKLGVDVEFKETQWDAMLAGLDSKRFDMVANQVSLTTPERQAKYDKTTAYSWSGAVVLAPTDDNRYSSWEGLKGLRTAQSLSSNYGELAQRYGAEIVPVDGMAQAVQLVKQDRADFTMNDNLAVLDYLKKFPDSGLEIKLTAPASEQTGSGLVLIKGDDAVVAKLDEAMAELQADGTLTKLSEEFFGADISKQK; this is encoded by the coding sequence ATGAAACGTCGTACTCTCTTAGCCCTTGCCGCTAGTACAGTCCTACTTGCCGCTTGTGGTCAGTCAACTACTACTGAAACTGATACCAAAGCGACGGACAGTACCGCGACAGGCGGTTCTGATTTGCTGCAACGTATCAATAACGGTGGCACTATCAACGTCGGTACAGAGGGCACTTACCCTCCATTCACGTATCATGACGAGAGTGGTAAGCTCACAGGTTACGATGTAGAAGTGACACGTGCCGTTGCTGAAAAATTGGGCGTCGATGTTGAGTTTAAAGAAACCCAATGGGATGCGATGCTGGCAGGTTTGGACTCAAAACGTTTCGATATGGTGGCTAACCAAGTTAGCTTGACCACGCCAGAGCGTCAAGCGAAGTATGACAAAACCACGGCTTATAGCTGGTCAGGCGCAGTTGTCTTGGCACCGACCGATGACAACCGTTATAGCTCTTGGGAAGGTCTAAAAGGCCTACGTACCGCTCAGTCGCTCAGCAGTAACTATGGCGAGTTGGCCCAGCGTTATGGTGCAGAAATCGTCCCTGTCGATGGTATGGCGCAAGCCGTTCAGTTGGTCAAACAAGACCGTGCTGACTTTACGATGAATGACAATCTGGCAGTATTGGATTATCTAAAAAAATTCCCAGATTCAGGTCTTGAGATTAAGCTGACTGCGCCTGCTAGTGAGCAAACTGGCTCAGGTTTGGTCCTTATCAAAGGCGATGATGCTGTAGTAGCAAAATTGGATGAAGCGATGGCAGAACTGCAGGCTGATGGCACGCTGACCAAATTGAGCGAAGAGTTCTTTGGTGCTGATATAAGTAAACAAAAATAA
- a CDS encoding UTRA domain-containing protein — protein sequence MTKTIPAYQRIKNAILDNIHSGKWQAGKAISTEMALAKEFGVSRMTVNRALKELSEERVLERRQGSGTFVAQQQFNHTFVEVRNIAQDLKSANRDYQAQVVSKRAITANMLDDELRRKFGIETAEALSAHSKNDDVANSAGATVLYEVKIIHFADGQPIQFEERWVDAKKVPEFIEQDFSVVNTSDYLIAKSPLERGSYTIRALAAPEEIATFLKIAPQSPTLVLRRQTYSAGQVVTFVKMWHAGDRYQFSGEL from the coding sequence ATGACAAAAACAATCCCAGCGTATCAGCGGATTAAAAATGCGATATTAGACAACATCCATTCTGGTAAATGGCAAGCAGGCAAAGCGATCTCGACAGAAATGGCACTAGCAAAAGAGTTTGGTGTATCTCGGATGACGGTCAACCGTGCGCTAAAAGAGTTGAGCGAAGAGCGGGTATTGGAGCGGCGGCAAGGGTCGGGCACGTTTGTCGCGCAGCAACAGTTTAATCATACCTTTGTAGAAGTACGCAATATCGCACAAGATTTAAAATCCGCCAATCGCGATTACCAAGCGCAGGTGGTAAGCAAACGTGCCATTACCGCCAATATGCTGGATGATGAGCTGCGCCGTAAGTTTGGTATTGAGACAGCAGAGGCATTGTCCGCTCACAGTAAGAATGATGACGTGGCGAATAGCGCTGGCGCGACTGTATTGTATGAAGTAAAAATTATTCACTTTGCCGATGGTCAGCCGATTCAGTTTGAAGAGCGCTGGGTCGATGCCAAAAAAGTCCCTGAATTTATTGAGCAAGATTTTAGCGTGGTCAATACCAGTGATTACTTGATTGCCAAAAGCCCGCTAGAGCGCGGAAGCTACACCATTCGTGCATTGGCAGCACCAGAGGAGATTGCGACTTTTTTGAAAATCGCACCGCAGTCGCCAACGTTGGTACTGCGTCGCCAGACCTACTCAGCGGGTCAAGTCGTCACCTTTGTAAAAATGTGGCATGCTGGCGATCGTTATCAATTTTCAGGCGAGCTTTGA